The following proteins are encoded in a genomic region of Nycticebus coucang isolate mNycCou1 chromosome 17, mNycCou1.pri, whole genome shotgun sequence:
- the RELL2 gene encoding RELT-like protein 2, which produces MSEPQPDLEPPQHGLYMLFLLVLVFFLMGLVGFMICHVLKKKGYRCRTSRGSEPDDAQLQAPEDDDMNEDTVERIVRCIIQNEANAEALKEMLGDSEGEGTVQLSSMDATSSLQDGAPSHHHTVHLGSAAPCIHCSRNKRPPLVRQGRSKEGKSRPRTGETTVFSVGRFRVTHIEKRYGLHEHRDGSPTDRSWGSGGGPDPGGGQGSGGGQPRAGIPAMERLPPERPQPPALASFPVQNGGLRDSSLVPCALEGKPGASTEPTPRAGGRSPSPGLRTQEVNGQPSKPDTSDHQVSPPRGAKGT; this is translated from the exons ATGTCGGAACCACAGCCTGACTTGGAACCGCCCCAACATGGGCTGTACATGCTCTTCCTGCTTGTGCTGGTCTTCTTCCTTATGGGCCTCGTTGGCTTCATGATCTGCCACGTGCTCAAAAAGAAGGGCTACCGCTGCCGAACGTCCAGGGGCTCAGAGCCTGACGATGCCCAGCTTCAGGCCC CTGAGGACGATGACATGAATGAAGACACAGTAGAGAGAATAGTTCGCTGCATCATCCAAAATGAAG CTAATGCTGAGGCCTTGAAAGAGATGCTGGGGGACAGTGAAGGAGAAGGGACAGTGCAGCTGTCCAG CATGGATGCCACCTCCAGCCTGCAGGATGGAGCCCCCTCCCATCATCACACAGTGCACCTGGGCTCTGCAGCACCTTGCATCCATTGCAGCCGCAACAAGAGGCCCCCACTTGTCCGTCAGGGCCGCTCCAAGGAAGGAAAAAGCCGCCCCCGGACTGGGGAGACCACTGTGTTCTCTGTGGGCAG GTTCCGGGTGACACATATTGAGAAGCGCTATGGGCTCCATGAACATCGTGATGGCTCCCCCACAGACAGGAGCTGGGGCTCTGGTGGGGGGCCAGACCCAGGGGGTGGCCAGGGTTCTGGGGGAGGACAGCCCAGAGCAGGGATACCTGCCATGGAGAGGCTGCCCCCTGAGAGACCACAGCCCCCAGCCCTAGCCAGCTTCCCAGTGCAGAATGGAGGACTCAGGGACAGCAGCCTCGTCCCTTGTGCACTTGAGGGGAAGCCTGGAGCCTCTACAGAGCCAACACCGAGGGCTGGAGGGAGAAGCCCAAGCCCTGGGCTGCGCACTCAAGAGGTAAATGGACAGCCAAGCAAACCAGACACCTCAGATCACCAG GTGTCTCCACCACGGGGAGCAAAGGGTACGTGA